From a single Brassica napus cultivar Da-Ae chromosome C9, Da-Ae, whole genome shotgun sequence genomic region:
- the LOC125575675 gene encoding sister chromatid cohesion protein SCC2-like, which produces MSNPSSSGWDSSSNLTQFGIGLANTVQSDVASHLPLPSLPIFYGSTQPGEFKLFDEAGEGISGNRSLNRSEILSQSRRIATMLEETDVSYLDLRNEARALNCNSAEPLQLYDQVLRCNPGAFEYATPGPTCEPVCTSEEPQHRSSEPSVPVKIQRQADHHLGRSINPEPVKRVLRSNHVEDHSWHSKPLINQSPRDDITTLDSPPETVTMNESSASKKSKGKKKRKDGAGPGASSVQPDSSVLQESIVKSFCEMLEDFCGRAEVPGDDRDGAEWSVVPVEEIRVLVTELMTIRSKMLLHMVPVDILSRLLHTLDHQIHRAEGLSINSEHSDSDSVGLVLGALESIHASLAVMANSDMPKQLYKEEVIERILEFSRHQMMAVMSAYDPSYRSASKPADNVAFEGDDDDDLDPDMSSASKRRRTGKSGKVKKSGVNRISGAVNTALQKLCTILGLLKDLFFVERLSDSCILQLLKTSTTTFLVENIQLLQLKAISLIGGIYNSYAQHRTYVIDELSQLLWKLPSSRRVLRTYLLPDEEQKQIQMVTALLIQLVHNSTSLPETLRQASCANSILETPVDDGYLTKCHEAVTETCCLFWTRVLERFASAKAQDASEIKVMIENLVNDLLTALNLPEYPSVSPILEVLCVILLHNGGLKSKDVSARSMAIDLLGTIAARLKQDSVLCSGDRFWALLESDTETKLDQSVTKDCALCLGKRAGNLLGCQICQRQFHADCLGLKEVDIPSRNWHCPFCISKRQLLVLQSYCKTDTKGTVMLESEEDPNMVTQTEVVQQMLLNYLQDAGSVDEVHTFICWFYLCLWYKDVPKSQKKFKYYIARLKAKSIIRNSGATTSFLTRDAIKKITLALGLNSSFSRGFDKILHMLLASLRENSPIIRAKAMRAVSIIVEADPEVLCDKRVQLAVEGRFCDSAISVREAALELVGRHIASHPDVGLKYFEKVAERIKDTGVSVRKRAIKIIRDMCTSNPNFSEFTSACAEILSRISDDESSIQDLVCKTFYEFWFEEPSGHHTQFASDASSIPVEVETKTKQMVGLLRRTPNHQLLVTIIKRALALDFFPQATKAAGINPVALASVRRRCEMMCKCLLENILQVEELSRREGDVQVLPYVLALHAFCLVDPGLCTPASDPTKFVITLQPYLKSQVDSRIGAQLLESIIFIIDSVLPLIRKLPFSVTEDLEQDLKHMIVRHSFLTVVHACVRCLCSVSKLSGKGVSVVEHLLQFFLKRLEAQGSDNNQIAGRSLFCLGLLIRHGNSLISTSGGRKFNLSGCLSLFKRHLRVEDFSLKVRSLQALGFILIARPEYMLEDDIGKIIESTLSDEANGRMKMQALQNMYDYLLDAEKQLGSDKAGDITVNPIEQGGHTVPVAAGAGDTNICGGIVQLYWDKILGRCLDFDDQIRQIALKIVEVVLRQGLVHPITCVPYLIALETDPLEANQKLAHHLLMNMHEKYPAFFESRLGDGLQMSFIFMQSISQVSSESNQNLQQKGSTNMSGKNDHTNTTLTQARLGVSRIYKLIRGNRISRNKFMTSIVRKFDNPTWSGSVISFLMYCTETLALLPFTTPDEPLYLVYSINRVIQIRAGAIESNLKALLHKDSAKPQHGNGTYQQDPILGQIHMMDLNTKMQEEQTHWNSYGHPAPIDLNGIVYQDPRDQFNSYQTHNGEANVNEMTSSDPPALSTDDLQKIKVDCLSAIALQLLLKLKRYLKVTYSLNDDRCQAYSPTEPLKPGDPLSKQNIAFDLSETRTDLPSTYQDLVLRYQEFKNAMREDTLDYTIYSSNVKRKRPTPRKSSRSAKKAVACNEDDDDDDDGDRGWNGGSSGMTARRLNYSTRNSNRR; this is translated from the exons ATGAGCAATCCAAGCAGTTCCGGATGGGATTCAAGTTCGAATTTGACTCAGTTCGGGATCGGCTTGGCCAATACAGTGCAGTCGGATGTTGCTTCTCACTTGCCGCTCCCCTCGCTACCCATATTCTACGGCTCGACTCAGCCTGGAGAGTTCAAGCTGTTCGATGAGGCTGGCGAAGGTATTAGCGGCAACAGGTCGTTGAATCGCAGCGAGATTCTCTCTCAGTCTAGGAGAATCGCTACTATGCTTGAAGAAACTGACGTTTCTTATCT GGATCTTAGAAACGAGGCTAGAGCGCTGAACTGTAACTCTGCGGAGCCTTTGCAGTTATATGACCAAGTTCTACGATGCAATCCTGGAGCATTTGAGTATGCCACCCCTG GCCCGACCTGCGAACCAGTCTGCACCAGTGAAGAGCCTCAACATAGAAGTTCTGAGCCAAGTGTTCCTGTCAAGATTCAACGACAGGCTGATCATCATTTAGGTAGGAGCATCAATCCCGAGCCTGTGAAAAGGGTATTACGATCAAATCATGTTGAAGATCATAGTTGGCACTCCAAACCTTTGATAAATCAGTCACCAAGAGATGATATTACAACTCTCGACTCTCCACCTGAAACGGTCACCATGAAT GAATCTTCTGCTTCGAAGAAGTCAAAGGGCAAGAAGAAACGTAAAGATGGCGCTGGCCCTGGTGCGTCTTCAGTTCAGCCAGATTCATCCGTGCTTCAAG AGTCCATCGTTAAAAGCTTTTGTGAGATGCTGGAGGACTTCTGTGGCAGAGCTGAAGTCCCTGGTGATGATAGGGATGGAGCAGAGTGGTCAGTCGTGCCTGTTGAAGAAATTCGTGTTCTTGTGACTGAGTTGATGACTATAAGGTCAAAAATGCTTCTGCATATGGTACCTGTTGATATTCTGTCGAGGTTATTGCACACTCTGGATCATCAGATACATAGGGCAGAAGGCTTGTCCATTAATAGTGAGCAT TCAGATTCAGATTCAGTGGGGTTGGTTCTTGGTGCCCTTGAGTCCATCCATGCATCCCTTGCAGTGATGGCAAACAGTGATATGCCAAAGCAGCTCTACAAGGAAGAG GTAATTGAGAGAATTCTGGAGTTTTCTAGGCACCAAATGATGGCTGTTATGTCTGCTTATGATCCATCTTACCGCAGCGCAAGTAAACCGGCAGATAATGTGGCATTTGAAG gtgatgatgatgatgatctcgaTCCTGACATGAGCTCAGCCAGTAAAAGGCGACGAACGGGAAAAAGTGGCAAAGTGAAGAAGTCGGGAGTGAACAG GATCTCTGGAGCAGTGAATACTGCATTACAGAAACTTTGCACTATTCTTGGCTTACTCAAGGACCTGTTCTTCGTAGAAAGGTTGTCTGACAGTTGCATTTTACAACTGTTGAAGACAAGTACTACAACATTTTTGGTGGAAAATATCCAACTTCTGCAACTTAAAGCAATTAGCTTAATCGGTGGT ATATATAATTCATACGCTCAACACCGAACGTATGTGATAGATGAGTTATCTCAATTGCTATGGAAGTTACCTTCCTCGAGACGAGTGCTGAGAACGTATCTTCTCCCtgatgaagaacagaagcaGATTCAAATGGTCACGGCTTTGCTTATTCAGTTGGTTCACAACAGCACAAGCCTTCCTGAAACACTGAGACAGGCTTCATGTGCAAACTCCATACTGGAGACGCCCGTTGATGATGGCTACCTAACTAAATGTCATGAGGCGGTTACAGAAACATGTTGCCTTTTCTGGACTCGTGTCCTTGAACGATTTGCCAGTGCAAAGGCTCAAGATGCCTCTGAGATAAAAGTGATGATTGAGAACCTTGTTAATGATTTACTGACAGCATTGAATCTTCCTGAATATCCATCAGTGTCTCCGATTCTTGAG GTTCTCTGCGTCATACTTCTGCATAATGGAGGATTGAAATCAAAAGATGTCTCTGCCCGGTCAATGGCCATCGACTTGCTAGGTACAATTGCTGCAAGGTTGAAACAGGATTCTGTCCTCTGCAGTGGAGACAGATTCTGGGCGCTACTAGAATCAGATACTGAAACCAAACTTGACCAATCTGTTACAAAAGATTGCGCTCTATGTTTAGGTAAAAGGGCTGGGAACTTATTAGGCTGTCAAATTTGTCAAAGGCAGTTTCATGCAGACTGTTTGGGTTTAAAGGAAGTAGACATTCCAAGTCGAAATTGGCATTGTCCGTTTTGCATAAGCAAGAGACAACTTCTTGTACTGCAGTCTTACTGCAAGACGGACACCAAGGGTACTGTTATGTTGGAGTCAGAAGAAGATCCAAATATGGTTACACAGACAGAAGTGGTGCAACAGATGCTCTTGAATTACCTTCAGGATGCTGGATCTGTTGATGAAGTGCATACTTTCATTTGCTG GTTTTATCTTTGCCTTTGGTATAAAGATGTCCCAAAATCTCAGAAGAAATTCAAATATTACATTGCCAGACTCAAAGCGAAGTCAATAATCCGTAACTCTGGAGCAACTACTTCGTTCTTGACAAGAGATGCtattaagaaaattactttAGCTCTTGGACTAAACAGCTCTTTTTCTAGAGGATTTGATAAGATTCTACACATGCTCCTG GCTAGTTTAAGAGAGAACTCTCCCATTATTAGGGCCAAAGCTATGAGAGCA GTTAGTATAATTGTTGAAGCTGATCCAGAGGTATTGTGTGATAAGCGTGTTCAGTTGGCTGTTGAAGGAAGGTTTTGTGATTCTGCAATATCTGTTAGAGAAGCGGCACTGGAACTTGTTGGTAGGCATATTGCATCACATCCTGATGTTGGTTTAAAG tattTTGAGAAGGTAGCTGAAAGGATTAAGGATACTGGAGTGAGTGTTCGAAAACGAGCCATCAAGATAATACGTGACATGTGTACTTCAAATCCCAACTTCTCTGAATTTACAAGTGCATGTGCCGAGATATTATCTCGTATCAGTGATGATGAGTCTAGTATACAG GATCTTGTGTGCAAAACTTTCTATGAATTCTGGTTTGAGGAGCCTTCAGGGCATCATACTCAATTTGCTAGTGATGCTAGCTCCATTCCAGTGGAAGTGGAAACGAAAACTAAGCAAATGGTGGGGTTGTTAAGGAGGACCCCGAATCACCAGCTTCTTGTAACAATTATTAAGCGTGCCCTTGCCCTCGACTTTTTCCCTCAAGCAACTAAAGCTGCTGGTATCAACCCAGTTGCTCTTGCATCGGTACGCCGGCGCTGCGAGATGATGTGCAAGTGCTTACTGGAAAATATATTACAG GTAGAAGAACTGAGCCGTAGAGAGGGAGACGTGCAAGTGCTTCCTTATGTACTTGCTTTGCATGCTTTCTGTCTGGTGGATCCTGGGCTGTGTACACCGGCTTCAGACCCGACGAAGTTTGTTATTACCCTACAGCCGTATTTGAAGAGTCAG GTTGATAGTAGAATAGGAGCACAGTTACTAGAGAGTATTATTTTCATTATCGATTCTGTTCTACCCTTGATCCGCAAGCTTCCTTTTAGTGTCACAGAAGATCTGGAGCAAGATCTAAAGCATATGATTGTTCGACATTCATTTCTAACGGTTGTTCATGCATGCGTTAG GTGTCTTTGTTCTGTGAGTAAATTGTCGGGAAAAGGTGTTAGTGTAGTTGAGCATCTTCTTCAGTTCTTTTTAAAGCGGCTGGAGGCCCAAGGGTCTGATAACAACCAG ATTGCTGGGCGGTCCCTTTTTTGTCTTGGCTTGCTTATTCGCCATGGAAACTCTCTTATTAGCACCTCAGGTGGCAGGAAATTTAATCTCTCCGGCTGTCTCAGTTTGTTCAAACGACATCTCCGCGTGGAAGATTTTTCGTTGAAAGTCAGGTCTCTGCAG GCTCTAGGTTTTATTCTAATTGCGCGGCCTGAGTACATGTTGGAAGACGACATTGGAAAGATAATCGAGAGTACATTATCAGATGAAGCAAACGGGCGTATGAAG ATGCAAGCATTGCAAAACATGTATGATTACCTTCTTGATGCGGAAAAACAATTGGGATCCGATAAAGCTGGTGATATCACGGTTAACCCAATTGAGCAAGGTGGACATACTGTACCTGTGGCCGCTGGTGCAGGTGACACCAACATTTGCGGAGGCATTGTGCAGTTGTATTGGGATAAGATATTAGGTAGATGCTTGGACTTTGATGATCAAATTCGCCAGATTGCTCTCAAG ATAGTGGAAGTTGTGCTACGTCAAGGTCTTGTTCATCCTATTACATGTGTTCCTTATTTGATTGCCCTTGAGACAGATCCTCTCGAGGCTAACCAGAAGCTGGCCCATCATTTACTAATGAATATGCATGAGAA GTATCCGGCATTTTTTGAAAGCCGTCTCGGTGACGGACTTCAAATGTCGTTCATCTTCATGCAATCGATAAGCCAGGTCTCTtcagaatcaaatcaaaatcttCAGCAGAAGGGTTCAACAAACATGTCGGGAAAAAATGATCATACTAATACCACTCTCACACAAGCTAGACTTGGAGTCTCTAGGATCTACAAGCTTATCCGTGGAAACCGGATTTCTCGGAACAAGTTTATGACATCTATTGTTCGCAAGTTTGATAATCCAACCTGGAGTGGCTCAGTGATATCCTTTCTGAT GTATTGCACTGAAACCCTTGCGTTACTTCCATTCACAACACCTGATGAGCCACTCTATCTTGTATATTCCATAAACCGAGTTATACAAATCCGCGCTGGTGCAATTGAGTCAAATTTGAAGGCTTTGTTACACAAAGATTCTGCAAAGCCTCAGCATGGAAATGGAACATACCAACAAGATCCGATTCTTGGACAGATTCACATGATGGACCTAAACACAAAAATGCAAGAAGAACAAACGCATTGGAATTCGTATGGTCATCCAGCTCCAATTGATCTCAATGGAATAGTATACCAAGATCCGAGGGATCAGTTTAATTCATATCAAACCCACAATGGAGAAGCAAATGTGAACGAAATGACCTCATCTGATCCGCCTGCATTGTCCACCGATGATCTGCAGAAAATTAAG